The Novosphingobium terrae genome segment CGGCCTTGATGCGGGCGCGGATCAGCTGGGCGATGCGGGTGGCGCTGCCGATGCCTTTCAGATCTTGCGTCACATCCAGATAGGCCTCGTCCAGCGACAAGGGCTCGATCAGCGGGGTGTAATCGGCGAAGATCGCGCGGATCTGGCGCGAGACGGTGCGATAGACCTCGAAACGCGGCGGCTTGAAAATCAGGTGAGGGCACAGCCGCACCGCCTTCACGCTGGGCATGGCCGAGCGCACGCCGAACACTCGCGCTTCATAGCTGGCCGCCGCCACCACGCCGCGCGCGCGGCTGCCGCCGACGGCCACGGGCTGGCCTTTGAGGGAAGGATCGTCGCGCTGTTCGACGCTGGCGAAGAAGGCGTCCATATCGACATGGATGATCTTGCGCAGGCCCTCGGCCTCCTCGCTGTCATCATCATCGTCTGGCGCATGCGACTCCATAGCCCGCATGGTAGCGCCCCGGAGCGGGACGTGCACCGGGGCTCTACAAATCTGTCACCGGAAGATAATTGGCAGGGGGCCGGGGCGGGAGAGGCCTCCGGACGCCCCCTGCGATATGGGGGCTCAGTTGCCCAGCCCGTCGATGGCGGTGTGGCCCTGGGCGATGGCGTCGTGGCGGCAGCTCTGATAGGCGGAGGAGCGATCGGCTTCGACCGAGGCGACGCGCAGCGGTTCGCAGACGCGGGTGGCGGCGTGGGCCAGGCGGCGGTCCATGTCCTTGCGGCCCTGATCGCTGTTCAGATCCAGACCGGCATAAGACACGCGCAGGGTGGGAACGCCATTTTCGTCGATCTCGACATGATCGACCGGAGCTTCAACAGCGCTGGCATGGGCAACCATCGGGGCCATGCCGATGGCGAAGGTGGCGACAACGCCGAAGCTGGCGGCGAGGGTGGTGGCGAAACGGTTGAAATTGTTCATGATACTTCCCCTTGCTTGGTTCATCGCCGGACCATTCCAGCGGATGAAAGAGCTACAGCAGGAGGCGTGCCAATTTTAAAAAACGCCCGATTTCCGCCATTTTTGCGGTGCAACAGAAGATGAGCCGAAACTGACAAGGTAATTCACACCAAATTCATGATGTGAATTTCACCAAATCATAGGAAAATTTTCAAACACCCTAAAAGGCTGGCATAGACCGCCCCAAACCGCCATGAGACACCCCATGAACGCCCCCGAGTCCCCTCCGGCCTCCTGCGAAAAGGCCGATTCCGACAAGCCCGAACCCGAACAACCTGTCGCCCGGGCCATGGGCTCGCGCGAGTTTGTCGCGCTGATGGCCTTTATTCAGGCGCTGCAGGCGCTGTCGGTCGATTCCATGCTGCCCGCACTGGGCCATATCGCCGCCGACCTGCATGTCACCGATGCCAATCACCGCCAGCTGGTCGTGGGCATCTTCATGCTCTTCAGCGGCCTTGGCTGCCTTGTTCCCGGCGCGCTGGCAGACCGCTTCGGGCGCCGCCCGGTGCTGCTCACCTGCATGGCGCTCTATGTGCTGCTCACCACCGCCTGCGCGCTGGCGGTCAGCTTCCAGATGCTGCTGATCTCGCGCGCGCTGCTGGGGCTGGCCTGCGCGGGCTTCAACGTGCTGCCCGCCGCCATCATCCGCGACAGCTTCGAGGGCGACCGCATGGCCCGCACCCAGTCGCTGGTGGCGATGGTCTTCATGGTGGTGCCGATGATGGCCCCCAGCGTGGGGCAAGCGGTGCTGCTGGCCGCCAGCTGGCGCTGGATCTTCGGCGTGATGGGGCTGATGGGGCTGATCGTGTCGATCTGGGCCGTGCTGCGCCTGCCCGAAACGCTCCACCCGCAATACCGCCAGAGCATCGAGATCACCCGCCTGACCCGCACCATGGGCGAGGTCATCACCAACCGCGCCGCCATCGGCTATGTCATCGCCAATGCGCTGGTGACCGGCGCGCTGCTTGGCTACATCAACTCCGCCCAGCAGCTGGTGGCCGAGCATTTCGGCGCCGGCGCCCGCTTCCCGCTGATCTTCGCCGGCATGGCGCTGACCATGGCCCTTACCGCCTTTATCAACTCGCGCATCGTGATGCGGATGGGGGCGCGGCGCGTGTCGCACGGGGCGCTGCTGGTCTATATCTGCACCAGCCTGCTCCAGTGGAAGATGGCAGGCCCCGGCGAGACGATCTGGGAATTCCTGCCGCTGATGACACTGAACATGTGCCTCTCCGGCTTCCTTGGCGCCAACTTCTCCTCGATCGCGCTGCAGCCCTTTGCGCGCACGGCGGGGGCGGCGGCCTCGATTCAGGTGTTCATCCGGATCGTGGGCGGGTCGGTGCTGGGGATCATCATCGGCAATGCCTTCGATGGCACGGCGCGCCCTCTGGCCTTTGCTCTGGCGAGCGCCGGGGTGCTGACTCTGGGCCTGCTGCTGTTCAGCGAGAAGGGGCAGCTGTTCAAGCGGCGCAATCCGCCGGGGTTGCCGCGGCAGGTGGCTTAAGGGGTTTTAGAAAGGGAATTCTTGAGGGCGTTACGCCCTCAAACTCCCATAACGTCTCCCGACGAAGCGGTAGTGGTGCCCGATCCTCGCGCCCGACCTCGCCGCCCCGCAGGGAATAATTGCCTCCGGCGGCGGGACGTTTGCGCTGTGATCAGGCTTGGCGCTTCATTCATGTCGGAAGACGTAACGGGGGTGCAGGGGGCGTAACGCCCCCTGCTTATTCCCTTAAACCCTTGCCACAGCCCCGGCCAGAACACCCCGCCCATAAGGCACCGGCGCCACATCGGCAGGATGAGGCATAATCCCCAACCACCGCGCCTTGGCCGCCTGAGCCCCGGCGCGCAACAGCAGCCCCAGCTTCTCCGGCCTGCTGGTCGTCACACGCGCGTCCCATGCCCGCGCCCGCTTGGTGGCGACCTTGCGCGCGATGGCGCCGTAAATCCCGGCAGCCGCCAGCACCGACCACTGACTGCGCAAAGGCAACCGCGCCGCGCCAACGCGCGCGCTGGCTTCATAGCGCCCGGCCATGGCACACAGGCGCGCCACCATCGCCACCAGCGCCTCCCGGTTTTCAGGGGCCATCAGCGCTTCGGGGGCAACGCCGGCTTCCTCAAGCCATTGCGTCGGCAGGTAGATGCGCCCGGCGGCGTGGTCCTCGGCAATGTCGCGGGCGATGTTGCCCAGCTGGAAGGCAATGCCCAGATCGCTGGCGCGGTTGAGCGTATCGGCATCCTCGCGGTCCACGCCCATCACCAGCGCCATCAGCACGCCCACCGCGCCTGCCACATGATAGCAATAGGCCAGCATGTCGCGCTCGGTCCGGGGGTGCCAACCGTTGGTGTCGAGGGCGAAACCGGCGATCACATCGCCCGTATGCACCGCGCCGATGCCGCATTCGGCGGCCACCACGCCGAGGCAGTCGAAAGCCTCGCGCCCCGCACCACGCCCGCCCAGCGCCAGGGCGGTCAGGCGGCGGATTTCGCGCAGGCGGCCATCGGCGCCCGTCTGATCGCCCAGCGCGCCGCCATGGTCCTGCGCATCGGCAAGATCATCGCAGGCGCGGCACCAGGCGTAGAGCATCCAGACCCTTTCGCGCACATCGCGCCCCATCAGCTGGCTGGCGGTGGCAAAGCTTTTGGAGCCTCGCCGGATGCTGCCGTAAGCAGCCTCCACCAGCGCTGAACGGGGGGGCAAGGTGCGCGCGCAGGTCAAAGCGTGTCGGGGTCCATCTGCACGATCGGCTTGATCGGCTCATGCGCTTCCATACGGTCGAGCAGCAGGTCGAGTTCCCGCTCGGCCACGATGATGCCCTGATGGGCAGGTCGGATAAAGCCCACCTCGATCATGTGGCGGTTGAAGGCCAGCAGCTGGTCATAGAAACCGAAGGCGTTGAGCAGCCCCACCGGCTTGGTGTGATAGCCCAGCTGGGCCCAGCTGACGGCTTCCCACAGCTCGTCCATGGTGCCCACGCCGCCGGGCAGGGTGATGAACCCGTCGGACAGGCGGGTGAAGGCGGCCTTGCGCTGGTGCATGTCCTCCACAACGTGCAGCTCGGTGCAGTCATGGTTGGCGACTTCGGTGCGGGCCAGAGCCGTGGGGATCACGCCGATCACCTCACCGCCGTTTTCCAGAGCGCCATTGGCCACCGCGCCCATCAGGCCCAGCTTGCCGCCGCCATAGACGAGGCCAATGCCGCGCTGCGCCAGCGTGGCGCCCACAGTATAGGCCAGTTCGACATAACGCGGGTCCGACGGGGTGGCCGAACCGCAATAGACAGCAATCTTCTTCAAAGTCTCAAATCCTCGATCATCAGGCCGGCGGTCGCTTTCGCGCTGCCGACAACACCCGGAATGCCCGCGCCGGGATGGGTTCCCGCCCCCACCAGATAGAGGTTGGGGATGACATCGTCACGATTGTGCCCGCGGAACCATGCGCTTTGAGTCAGGATCGGCTCAAGGCTGAAAGCGCTGCCCATATAGGCGGAGAGGTCGCTTTCGAAATCGGGCGGGGCATAATGGAATTTGACCGTGATACGGTCGTGAATATCGGGGATGAAGCGCAGGCCGATCTCGTCGAGGATGCGCTTTTCCAGCACCGGGCCGATTGCGTCCCAGTCGATCGGCAGCTTGCCGAGATGGGCGACGGGCACCAGCGCATAGAAGCTGCTGTGCCCCTCGGGCGCCAGCGAGGGATCGCTGATCGTGGGGTGATGGAGATAGATCGAGAAGTCGCGCGGCAGCACGCCGTGGTCGAAAATATCCTCAAGCAGGCCCTTGTAGCGGGGCCCGAAGAGGATCGAGTGATGCGGGATGCCGGGCCATTTGCCCTCCATGCCGAAATGCACCACGAAGAGGCTGGGCGACCAGCGCTTCTTGGCCAGTTTCTTGGCATATTGCTCGCCACGCGGCGCCTCGCAGAGCAGATCGCGATAGGTGTGCATCAGATCGGCATTGCTGGCCACGGCATCGAAGCGTTCGCGCCAGCCGCTGGCGGTTTCCACCTCGCTGGCACGGTTGCCCACGGTGTGGATGCAGGAGACCTTGTCGTTGAGGCGCAGCGTGCCGCCCAGCCGCTCGAACAAAGCCACCATGCCGGAGACCAGCTTGTTGGTGCCGCCCCTGGCCCACCACACGCCGCCATCCTTTTCCAGCTTGTGGATCAGCGCATAGATCGAGCTGGTGGTCATGGGATTGCCGCCCACCAGCAGCGTGTGGAACGACAGCGCCTCGCGCAGCTTCTCGCTTTCCACATAGGAGCTGACGACATCATAGACGCTGCGCCAGGCCTGATGCTTCAGAAGCGCGGGCGCGGCCTTCACCATGCTGGCGAAATCGAGGAAGGGCACATGGCCCAGCTTCACATAGCCTTCCTGATAGACATCCGCCGCATAGCCGAGGAAATCCTCATACCCCCCCAGATCGGCGGGGGCGACGCGGGCGATCTCGCCGCGCAGCGCGCCTTCGTCGTTGGAATAGTCGAAATGGACGCCATCGGGCCATTGCAGCCGATAGAAGGGCATCACCGGCATCAGCTCGACATCGAAAGCCATGCGGTTGCCCGAAAGCGTCCACAATTCCTCAAGGCTGGCCGGATCGGTGATGACGGTGGGCCCGGCATCGAAGGTGTAGCCGTCCTTTTCGAAGACATAGGCCCTTCCGCCCGGCTTGTCGCGCGCCTCCACGATGGTGGTGGCGATCCCCGCGGATTGCAGGCGGATGGCCAGAGCCAGACCGCCAAAGCCGGCGCCGATGACACAGGCGCGTTTCATGATGGCAAGACTCCCGAAGCGCGTGGACCGGCAGAAGGCGACATTGTTGTGGACCCGATCGATGGTTGCAGCGAATCATGCCCGACATTGCCGGGATGATCCAGCCCCGCCAGCGGATTGCCCCCGCCCATAAGCGTGGCGATGGCGGCCCCGAGCGGAACCGGCGGGCGGCCCGTGACCAGCCGCAGCTTATCGGCGGCGGTCAGGCGTCCGGCGTAGAAGTGGGCGATCAGCCCTTCATCCAGCCGGTAGAAGCGTTCGAAGACGCGATGCCAGCGCTCCGGCTGCCCGGCGCCGAACATCATTTTGGCCAGCAGGCGGAAGAAAGCGCCCTCGCGCCAATGGCTGCGCGCCTGGCTTTCGCACAGGGCATCCAGTGCGGTCAGCGTGGGCGCGCGGGCGATGGCCAGCGCCGTTTCCACCGCCGTGGGCAGCGAATAGGAAGTCAGCGGATGGAACAGCGCCGCCCTTACGCCGATGCGGCCCACGCCGGGGATGCGGGTGGCGGCCAGATAGCTCTCGATCTCTCCGCCTGCCACGACTGGCAACACGCCCTGCTCCTCATGCACAATTTCGGCCTCTTTCAGGCCCAGCCCGGCCACATAATCCGCGATGCGCCCGGCCAGAACCTCCCGCTCCAGCCCGGGATGAGCCGAATAATAGGTGTCCTCGACAAAGAGCATGTCCGGCGCAAAGGGCAGCACATAAATAAAGCGATAGCCGTCCCGCTGTTCCACGGTGGCGTCCATGATGATCGGCTTTTCAATACCATGCGGAGCGGTGCGCCACATCTGGCCCACGAATTTCTGCCAGCCGCCCTTCAGCCCCGGAAAGCCCGAAGCGCCCCGCGCATCCAGCACCGCTTGCGTTTCCAGCTGCCGCCCATCGGCCAGGGTCACATGGCTGGCGCTCACCTCCACAGCCGCGCAGCCGCGCAGGATCGCGCCCTTTGGCAGGCGTTCCTCCAGCACCGCATCCAGCTTTTCGCCGGTCAGGCTGTTGTAGCCCATGGGGAGATGGCGCTCGGCCCCGGCAAAGCGTGTGCTGTGCCCGCCCCAGTGCCTCACCACCAGCGGATCGATCAGCCAGCGATCCGCCGCCGCCACATCGCTGTCGAAAAAGGACCAGACATGGTTGCCGCCGCAGCGCTCCCCGGCTTCCACCAGAGTCACGCGCCATTCCGGACGCAGCGCGCCGACGGCCAGCGCCGCCAGCCCACCGGCCAGCCCGCCGCCCAGAATAACCAGATCCGTTTGCGCTCCCATCCTGTCTTTGTATGGATTTACACAGGGCCCGGCAACGGGCCCAGCATACGGAATTTCGGGCAATTTTTTTGGCTGCCCCCGGCGCCATCGGGCAATGCCCTTCGGCCCTTGGCAGCAAATCCTTAAAGTCTGAGGCCGTAAAACCTCCCCGCGTCGATTGGGCCAGAGGAGCGGGCGCCATGGCAATCATCCTTTACCAGCAGGCCGGAGTCCTGCCCGCCGGTCGCCTGCGCGCGAAACTGGCCGAGGCCCTGCCCCTGCGCCGGTGGATCTGCGGCGAGGAGGATGACGGCTCCCCCAACCAGTCCATCCCCCTGCGCGGCCATCACCTGATCTGTGGACGCGGCGAGGGCGCCCCCCTCTTCGTGGAACTGCGCTGCATCGAGATGCCCTATGCGGGCGACACCGCCCCGCCCCATTGCGGCCATGTCACCCTCTCGCCCCCCACCACTGACGACCCTGCCGAGGCCGATCAGGTCACCGCGCTGATCGCCGACGCGCTGATGGGCCACGAGGGCGGCGGCTTGTGGTGCCGCCTGAGTGAAGGCTCCGGCTGGATGGCCGCCGCCGGCATGGAAGAGGTGCTGCGCCGCGTCGCCGCCGGGGAGCCGCTGCAACGCGCGGGCACGGACCCGCACCGCCCCAGCCCCGCCACGCGCCGCGCCGTGGCCCCGGCCTTCCACACCGAAGTCCCCCGCACCGATCGCCTGCCGACCCTGGCCCTGCTGATCGCGCCGGGCAGCGACGGGCGCAACACCCCACCCCCGCCTCCCGGCTGGGCACTGCTGGTACAGCATCTCGACGCGCTCGACCCGGACGGCGACTGGAGCATCGACCCGCGCGATGACAGTGCCGCTCTGCTGACCGGCCGCCCGGGCCGCATCGGCATCACCCTGCACAAGGCGCCCCTGCCCGCCGAATGGCTGCAACTGGCCCAGGGCCACAGCGACTGGCCCGGCCAGCCGCCAGACACCGCCGCCCTGCGCTGGCACACCGCCTGCCTTACGCTCACCTGCGATCTGGAAACCGGCGCTGCCGGGCCTCACGATACCGCTCAGGTCGCCCGTGCGATGGCCGCCGCGCTGCTGCTGCTGGGGCAGGATCTGCACAGCGCCGGGCGGCTGGCTGCTCTGGCCAATCCTGCTCATGCCAAGCTGTTCCCGCCGCAGTATCTGCCGAATCTGGCCGAGACTCTGGAAGCCGATGAAGTGCCTGTGCAGCTGTTCATTTCCACGGCCATCCATACCACCACGCCGGGGGCGGTTTCGCTCTCCACCACCGGGCTGATGCCCTTTCTCGACCATGAGGTGGAGGCCTGGAACGCGCCCGGCGACGCCGAGACTCTCGGCGAGAAGCTGGGCAAGGTGTTGCGCCAGCTGCTGATTCAGGAAATCGTGCCCCGCCATGGCGATACGCTGGGCAGCAGCCCTGTGCGCATTCTCCACGGCACCAGCCGCGCGGAGCGGCCCTATGCCGGAGGGAAGCCGATTCCCGCGCTGTGGCTGGAGTTCGGGGAGGCGCGGCCCTATCCCTCACGCCCGGCGGTGAGTGCTGCGGCGCCTTTGCGGCGGCCGGGGGGGTTTGGCCGGAAGGGATTGTAAGGGGGAAGAAGGAAGATGCGAGGGGGAAGTCCTTGTTGGTCGCATGTCTCAAAAGACATGCTCCGGGCCCTCGCGCTCCCATTCCGTCTTCCGACGATGGGGTGGTGGCGCCCGATCCTTACGCCACGGCTCTCCACCTGCGCCACGCAAAGCGCCGCAGGCAGTTTTATAAGGCATACGCTGCGCTGGTGATTTTAAAGCCTGCGGCGCGGCGTCGTTGCCCTTTGGCTGAACCCGTGGCGCCCACGTAGACATTAACGGGAGCGCGAGGGCGATGGCCCTCGCATCTTCTCTTTCCCCCTTCTGGACAATCCCCCTCCACGCTTCTAACCTGCGCCCAGTTTCCCCGGGGAGCCCGCATGGGCTGAGAGGTGGGCTTTGCGCCCCACGACCCGCTGAACCTGACCCCGTTAATGCGGGCGTAGGGAGGGAGTACCCGGCGGCGGATCTGTGCGATCAGTCCGTGTTCCGGGCGCCTTTTTCCTCACGCCACGCTCTTTGAGGAAGAGGCAAAGCGCATGGCCGATATCGATTCGAAAATGGAGGCTCTCAAAGGGAGCCAGTTCAATGTGACGACGGGCCCTATCCGGGGCAGTCGCAAGATCCATGTGCCGGTGCCGGGCACGGATATTCACGTCGCGATGCGTGAGATCACGCTGGAGCCGGGCAGCGGCGAACCGCCGGTGCGGGTCTATGATACCTCCGGCCCTTACACCGATCCCAAAGCGCAGATCGACATTCAGGCTGGCCTGCCCCTGCTGCGCCGCAACTGGATTCTCGCGCGCGGCGATGTGGAGGATTACGAAGCCCGCGCCATCAAGCCGGAGGATAACGGCCAGCTTGGCCCGGATCGCAGCGGCGGCGTGCCAGCATTTCCCAATCCGGTTCGCCGGCCTTTGCGCGCCAAGGCTGGCGCCAATGTCAGCCAGATGCATTACGCACGGCGCGGCATCGTCACGCCGGAAATGGAGTATGTGGCGGCGCGTGAGAATCTTGGGCGTATGGCGCTGAAGGATGCTTTGGTTCGTGACGGGCAGGATTGGGGCGCCTCCATTCCCGACTTTGTCACCGGCGAGTTTGTACGAGAAGAACTGGCACGCGGGCGGGCGATCATCCCCAACAACATCAACCACCCCGAAACCGAGCCCATGGCCATCGGGCGCAATTTTCTGGTCAAGATCAACGCCAACATCGGCAATTCGGCGGTGGCCTCGGATGTCGCCAGCGAGGTCGACAAGATGGTCTGGTCGATCCGCCATGGTGCCGATACGGTTATGGATCTTTCCACCGGGCGCAACATCCATGACACGCGCGAGTGGATCATCCGCAACAGCCCCGTGCCCATCGGCACCGTGCCGATCTATCAGGCGCTGGAAAAGGTGGGCGGCATCGCCGAGGACCTCAACTGGGAGATCTTCCGCGACACGCTGATCGAACAGGCCGAGCAGGGCGTCGATTACTTCACCATCCATGCGGGCGTGCGCCTGCCCTTTATCCCGCTGACGGCCAAGCGAGTCACCGGAATTGTTTCTCGTGGCGGCTCGATCATGGCGAAATGGTGTCTGGCGCATCACAAGGAATCCTTCCTTTACGAGCGCTTCGACGAAATCACCGAGATCATGAAGGCCTATGACATCGCCTATTCGCTGGGTGATGGCTTGCGCCCTGGCTCCATCGCCGACGCCAATGACGAGGCGCAATTCGCCGAACTCTACACCCTTGGCGAGCTGACCAAGCGCGCCTGGGCGCAGGACGTGCAGGTGATGATCGAGGGGCCCGGCCATGTGCCGATGCACAAGATCAAGCAGAACATGGACAAGCAGCTGGAAGCCTGCGGCGAAGCCCCGTTCTACACGCTCGGGCCGCTCGTGACCGATATCGCGCCGGGCTATGATCACATCACCAGCGGCATCGGCGCGGCGATGATCGGCTGGTTTGGTACGGCGATGCTCTGCTATGTTACGCCCAAGGAGCACCTCGGCCTGCCGGATCGCGATGACGTGAAGGTCGGCGTGGTGACCTACAAGCTGGCCGCCCATGCCGCCGATCTGGCCAAGGGGCACCCTGCGGCGAAACTGCGTGACGATGCGCTTTCGCGCGCGCGATTCGAGTTCCGCTGGCGCGATCAGTTCAACCTGTCCTTGGACCCGGACACTGCCGAGGCCTATCACGATCAGACTCTGCCTGCGGAAGGCGCCAAGACGGCGCATTTCTGCTCCATGTGTGGGCCGAAGTTCTGCTCGATGAAGATCACGCAGGAGGTGCGCGATTTCGCCGCCAAGCAGAATCAGGAGCCGGGGGCATTCATCGCCGCCGAGGAGGCCGAAAAGGGGATGGAGGAGATGTCCGCTTTGTATCGCGACGGCGGGGATCTTTACATTCCGGCTGCGGAGTAAGCTAGAAAGGCAGGTGCGA includes the following:
- a CDS encoding phytoene/squalene synthase family protein → MPPRSALVEAAYGSIRRGSKSFATASQLMGRDVRERVWMLYAWCRACDDLADAQDHGGALGDQTGADGRLREIRRLTALALGGRGAGREAFDCLGVVAAECGIGAVHTGDVIAGFALDTNGWHPRTERDMLAYCYHVAGAVGVLMALVMGVDREDADTLNRASDLGIAFQLGNIARDIAEDHAAGRIYLPTQWLEEAGVAPEALMAPENREALVAMVARLCAMAGRYEASARVGAARLPLRSQWSVLAAAGIYGAIARKVATKRARAWDARVTTSRPEKLGLLLRAGAQAAKARWLGIMPHPADVAPVPYGRGVLAGAVARV
- a CDS encoding multidrug effflux MFS transporter, whose protein sequence is MNAPESPPASCEKADSDKPEPEQPVARAMGSREFVALMAFIQALQALSVDSMLPALGHIAADLHVTDANHRQLVVGIFMLFSGLGCLVPGALADRFGRRPVLLTCMALYVLLTTACALAVSFQMLLISRALLGLACAGFNVLPAAIIRDSFEGDRMARTQSLVAMVFMVVPMMAPSVGQAVLLAASWRWIFGVMGLMGLIVSIWAVLRLPETLHPQYRQSIEITRLTRTMGEVITNRAAIGYVIANALVTGALLGYINSAQQLVAEHFGAGARFPLIFAGMALTMALTAFINSRIVMRMGARRVSHGALLVYICTSLLQWKMAGPGETIWEFLPLMTLNMCLSGFLGANFSSIALQPFARTAGAAASIQVFIRIVGGSVLGIIIGNAFDGTARPLAFALASAGVLTLGLLLFSEKGQLFKRRNPPGLPRQVA
- a CDS encoding LOG family protein, encoding MKKIAVYCGSATPSDPRYVELAYTVGATLAQRGIGLVYGGGKLGLMGAVANGALENGGEVIGVIPTALARTEVANHDCTELHVVEDMHQRKAAFTRLSDGFITLPGGVGTMDELWEAVSWAQLGYHTKPVGLLNAFGFYDQLLAFNRHMIEVGFIRPAHQGIIVAERELDLLLDRMEAHEPIKPIVQMDPDTL
- a CDS encoding UrcA family protein encodes the protein MNNFNRFATTLAASFGVVATFAIGMAPMVAHASAVEAPVDHVEIDENGVPTLRVSYAGLDLNSDQGRKDMDRRLAHAATRVCEPLRVASVEADRSSAYQSCRHDAIAQGHTAIDGLGN
- the crtY gene encoding lycopene beta-cyclase CrtY, with translation MGAQTDLVILGGGLAGGLAALAVGALRPEWRVTLVEAGERCGGNHVWSFFDSDVAAADRWLIDPLVVRHWGGHSTRFAGAERHLPMGYNSLTGEKLDAVLEERLPKGAILRGCAAVEVSASHVTLADGRQLETQAVLDARGASGFPGLKGGWQKFVGQMWRTAPHGIEKPIIMDATVEQRDGYRFIYVLPFAPDMLFVEDTYYSAHPGLEREVLAGRIADYVAGLGLKEAEIVHEEQGVLPVVAGGEIESYLAATRIPGVGRIGVRAALFHPLTSYSLPTAVETALAIARAPTLTALDALCESQARSHWREGAFFRLLAKMMFGAGQPERWHRVFERFYRLDEGLIAHFYAGRLTAADKLRLVTGRPPVPLGAAIATLMGGGNPLAGLDHPGNVGHDSLQPSIGSTTMSPSAGPRASGVLPS
- a CDS encoding phytoene desaturase → MKRACVIGAGFGGLALAIRLQSAGIATTIVEARDKPGGRAYVFEKDGYTFDAGPTVITDPASLEELWTLSGNRMAFDVELMPVMPFYRLQWPDGVHFDYSNDEGALRGEIARVAPADLGGYEDFLGYAADVYQEGYVKLGHVPFLDFASMVKAAPALLKHQAWRSVYDVVSSYVESEKLREALSFHTLLVGGNPMTTSSIYALIHKLEKDGGVWWARGGTNKLVSGMVALFERLGGTLRLNDKVSCIHTVGNRASEVETASGWRERFDAVASNADLMHTYRDLLCEAPRGEQYAKKLAKKRWSPSLFVVHFGMEGKWPGIPHHSILFGPRYKGLLEDIFDHGVLPRDFSIYLHHPTISDPSLAPEGHSSFYALVPVAHLGKLPIDWDAIGPVLEKRILDEIGLRFIPDIHDRITVKFHYAPPDFESDLSAYMGSAFSLEPILTQSAWFRGHNRDDVIPNLYLVGAGTHPGAGIPGVVGSAKATAGLMIEDLRL
- the thiC gene encoding phosphomethylpyrimidine synthase ThiC, which produces MADIDSKMEALKGSQFNVTTGPIRGSRKIHVPVPGTDIHVAMREITLEPGSGEPPVRVYDTSGPYTDPKAQIDIQAGLPLLRRNWILARGDVEDYEARAIKPEDNGQLGPDRSGGVPAFPNPVRRPLRAKAGANVSQMHYARRGIVTPEMEYVAARENLGRMALKDALVRDGQDWGASIPDFVTGEFVREELARGRAIIPNNINHPETEPMAIGRNFLVKINANIGNSAVASDVASEVDKMVWSIRHGADTVMDLSTGRNIHDTREWIIRNSPVPIGTVPIYQALEKVGGIAEDLNWEIFRDTLIEQAEQGVDYFTIHAGVRLPFIPLTAKRVTGIVSRGGSIMAKWCLAHHKESFLYERFDEITEIMKAYDIAYSLGDGLRPGSIADANDEAQFAELYTLGELTKRAWAQDVQVMIEGPGHVPMHKIKQNMDKQLEACGEAPFYTLGPLVTDIAPGYDHITSGIGAAMIGWFGTAMLCYVTPKEHLGLPDRDDVKVGVVTYKLAAHAADLAKGHPAAKLRDDALSRARFEFRWRDQFNLSLDPDTAEAYHDQTLPAEGAKTAHFCSMCGPKFCSMKITQEVRDFAAKQNQEPGAFIAAEEAEKGMEEMSALYRDGGDLYIPAAE